A window of Thermus caldifontis contains these coding sequences:
- a CDS encoding carboxymuconolactone decarboxylase family protein, with the protein MSEEELKNLRERYRELIGFVPPRIQARTDLLARLDPETLRMQEELRARLMYPKCFDVKTAQLMLFGMLLMDLSDAARLHAIAARRAGATYEELNAVVGLAFLFRGLPAANRGAEVIQEILRMEEEGRL; encoded by the coding sequence ATGTCCGAGGAGGAGTTGAAAAACCTTCGGGAACGTTACCGAGAACTCATCGGCTTCGTGCCTCCTAGAATCCAAGCCCGCACCGACCTCCTAGCCCGCCTGGACCCAGAAACCCTACGGATGCAGGAGGAGTTGCGGGCGAGATTGATGTATCCCAAGTGCTTCGATGTCAAGACTGCCCAGCTCATGCTTTTCGGCATGCTCCTCATGGATCTCTCTGACGCTGCCCGCCTGCACGCCATAGCTGCCAGAAGGGCAGGTGCCACGTATGAGGAGCTCAATGCGGTGGTAGGGCTAGCCTTCCTCTTCAGGGGCCTGCCCGCGGCCAACCGAGGAGCGGAAGTGATACAAGAAATCCTTCGCATGGAGGAGGAAGGGAGGCTTTGA